The following are encoded together in the Kribbella sp. CA-293567 genome:
- a CDS encoding excinuclease ABC subunit UvrA — MPASLSALETADSHDVIQVRGARENNLAGVSVDIPKRRLTVFTGVSGSGKSSLVFDTIAAESSRLINETYTAFVQNFMPSLARPDVDALRNLSAAIIVDQERIGANARSTVGTATDAHTMLRVLFSRLGTPHAGSPSAFSFNRAEGMCLACEGLGKASEIDLDEFVDRSLSLDDGAVKVPGYGVGTWYWQLMAGSGLFDPSLALKDYPADVWERFLYQPATKVKVGTSNLTFEGLVTRVKRQLLTKDRESLQSHVRAFADRAVKLTRCPDCDGARLNAAALAVRIDGVGIAECSRMQISELAGFVRGIQSAAVGPMLEGLRGTLESMVDIGLGYLSLDRESSTLSGGEAQRVKLVRHLGSPLTDVTYVFDEPTVGLHPHDIQRMNELLLQLRDKGNTVLVVEHKPETIGIADYVVDLGPGAGQAGGRLCYAGDLPGLKKSGTLTGRYLDHRVALRDQVRRPTGWLPIVGASLNNLREVSVEIPLGVLTVVTGVAGSGKSSLIHGSLTGREGVIVAGQEPIRGSRRSNPATYTGLLDPIRAEFAKANQVKAGLFSANSVGACPGCKGLGVVYTDLAMMAEVASVCEDCNGERFTAEVLAYQLRGKNISEVLSMSAVEARSFFERGSARAILDRLVAVGLGYLGLGQPLTTLSGGERQRLKLAIHMGKGGTTYILDEPTTGLHLADVDQLLTLLDRLVDDGNTVIVIEHHQAVMAHADWLIDLGPGAGHDGGQIVFTGVPADLVESSASLTADHLRRYVGAQPALV; from the coding sequence ATGCCTGCTTCGTTATCTGCTCTCGAAACCGCCGACAGCCACGACGTCATCCAGGTCCGGGGAGCTCGCGAGAACAACCTCGCCGGCGTCTCCGTCGACATCCCCAAACGCCGCCTGACCGTCTTCACCGGGGTCTCCGGATCCGGCAAGTCCTCGCTGGTCTTCGACACCATCGCCGCGGAGTCGTCCCGGCTGATCAACGAGACCTACACCGCGTTCGTCCAGAACTTCATGCCGAGCCTGGCCCGTCCGGACGTCGACGCGTTGCGCAACCTGAGTGCCGCCATCATCGTCGACCAGGAGCGGATCGGCGCCAACGCCCGGTCCACGGTCGGTACCGCGACCGACGCGCACACGATGCTGCGGGTGCTGTTCAGCCGGCTCGGTACGCCGCACGCCGGGTCGCCGTCGGCCTTCAGTTTCAACCGGGCCGAAGGGATGTGCCTGGCCTGCGAGGGGCTGGGGAAGGCGTCCGAGATCGACCTGGACGAGTTCGTCGACCGGTCACTGAGCCTCGACGACGGCGCGGTGAAGGTGCCGGGGTACGGCGTCGGCACGTGGTACTGGCAGTTGATGGCCGGCTCGGGCCTGTTCGATCCCAGCCTGGCGCTGAAGGACTATCCCGCTGACGTGTGGGAGCGGTTCCTCTACCAGCCGGCCACGAAGGTGAAGGTCGGCACGAGCAACCTCACCTTCGAGGGGCTGGTCACCCGGGTGAAGCGGCAACTGCTCACCAAGGACCGCGAGTCGCTGCAGAGCCACGTCCGGGCGTTCGCGGACCGCGCGGTGAAGCTCACCCGCTGCCCGGACTGCGACGGCGCGCGGCTCAACGCGGCGGCCCTGGCGGTGCGGATCGACGGGGTCGGCATCGCGGAGTGCTCGCGGATGCAGATCAGCGAGCTGGCCGGGTTCGTCCGCGGTATCCAGAGCGCCGCGGTCGGGCCGATGCTGGAGGGACTGCGCGGAACACTGGAGTCGATGGTCGACATCGGGCTGGGATACCTCAGCCTGGACCGGGAGTCGTCGACGTTGTCCGGGGGCGAGGCACAGCGGGTGAAGCTGGTCCGGCATCTCGGGTCCCCGCTGACCGATGTCACCTACGTCTTCGACGAGCCGACGGTCGGGCTGCACCCGCACGACATCCAGCGGATGAACGAGCTGCTGCTCCAGCTGCGGGACAAGGGCAACACCGTCCTGGTCGTCGAGCACAAGCCGGAGACGATCGGGATCGCCGACTACGTGGTGGATCTCGGCCCTGGGGCCGGGCAGGCCGGTGGGCGGCTGTGCTACGCGGGCGACCTGCCGGGGCTGAAGAAGTCCGGGACGCTGACCGGGCGGTACCTCGATCACCGGGTCGCGCTGCGCGACCAGGTCCGCCGGCCGACCGGCTGGTTGCCGATCGTGGGAGCGTCGCTGAACAACCTGCGAGAGGTCAGTGTCGAGATCCCGCTCGGGGTGCTGACGGTCGTCACGGGAGTAGCGGGGTCGGGAAAGAGTTCACTGATCCACGGCTCACTGACCGGACGCGAAGGGGTGATCGTGGCCGGGCAGGAGCCGATCCGGGGGTCGCGGCGGAGCAACCCGGCGACGTACACGGGGTTGCTGGATCCGATCCGGGCGGAGTTCGCCAAGGCCAACCAGGTGAAGGCCGGATTGTTCAGCGCGAACTCGGTAGGTGCCTGCCCCGGCTGCAAAGGGCTGGGCGTGGTCTACACGGATCTGGCGATGATGGCCGAGGTCGCGTCGGTCTGTGAGGACTGCAACGGCGAGCGGTTCACCGCCGAGGTACTGGCCTATCAGCTGCGTGGCAAGAACATCAGCGAAGTACTGAGTATGTCGGCGGTCGAGGCGCGGAGCTTCTTCGAGCGCGGGTCAGCGCGGGCGATCCTCGACCGGCTGGTTGCCGTCGGCCTCGGCTATCTGGGCCTGGGGCAACCGTTGACGACCCTGTCGGGCGGGGAGCGGCAGCGGTTGAAGCTTGCGATCCATATGGGCAAGGGTGGGACGACGTACATCCTGGACGAGCCGACGACCGGGCTGCACCTCGCGGACGTCGACCAGTTGCTCACCTTGCTGGACAGGCTGGTCGACGACGGCAACACGGTGATCGTGATCGAGCACCACCAAGCGGTGATGGCGCATGCCGACTGGTTGATCGACCTCGGTCCCGGTGCCGGGCACGACGGCGGTCAGATCGTCTTCACCGGTGTCCCGGCCGACCTGGTCGAGAGCAGCGCCTCGCTGACCGCCGACCATCTCCGCCGGTACGTCGGAGCTCAGCCCGCGCTGGTCTGA
- a CDS encoding LacI family DNA-binding transcriptional regulator, whose translation MRATVKDVAKLAGVSPKTVSNVINGVVFVRPETRERVEQALAELDYVPNMSARGLRNGRSGMIGLALPDLLRPYSAEITHLVVELAHQRGWGVQIEQTAAEPKREFELLSKARAHLVDGLILNPVNLDDSAVTTAGPLPPVVLIGDVDQDMVSQVAIDNVSAARDMTKHLLDQGYRRIAAVGTPELQGGSSGSSGIGRVGGATDSAGTAAARLRTRGYREALTTAGVGPDPELEIALDRWSPEGAATVVSRYLESHEPPDALFCFTDTIAVGALSALWTAGVAVPADCAVAGFDNLLESRYAVPPLTTVDFDRRLFVESALDLLAEQLADPGAKPRRVMIPHRIVSRASTAR comes from the coding sequence ATGCGTGCCACCGTCAAGGACGTCGCCAAGCTGGCCGGGGTGTCACCGAAGACGGTGTCGAACGTGATCAACGGCGTCGTGTTCGTCCGGCCGGAGACCCGGGAGCGGGTCGAGCAGGCGCTGGCCGAGCTCGACTACGTGCCGAACATGAGCGCCCGCGGGCTGCGCAACGGACGGTCCGGGATGATCGGGCTCGCGTTGCCCGACCTGCTCCGGCCGTACTCCGCGGAGATCACCCACCTCGTCGTGGAGCTGGCCCACCAGCGCGGGTGGGGAGTGCAGATCGAGCAGACCGCGGCCGAGCCGAAGCGTGAGTTCGAACTGCTCTCCAAGGCTCGCGCGCACCTGGTCGACGGACTGATCCTCAACCCGGTCAACCTCGACGACAGCGCGGTGACGACGGCCGGACCGCTGCCGCCGGTCGTGCTGATCGGCGATGTCGACCAGGACATGGTGAGCCAGGTGGCGATCGACAACGTCTCGGCCGCGCGGGACATGACCAAGCATCTGCTGGACCAGGGCTACCGGCGGATCGCCGCGGTCGGTACGCCGGAGCTGCAAGGCGGCTCCAGCGGCTCCAGCGGCATCGGCCGGGTCGGCGGCGCCACCGATTCAGCCGGTACTGCGGCCGCCCGCCTCCGCACCCGCGGTTATCGCGAGGCCCTCACCACGGCCGGTGTCGGTCCTGACCCCGAGTTGGAGATCGCGCTCGACCGCTGGAGCCCGGAAGGCGCCGCGACGGTTGTGAGCCGCTACCTGGAGAGCCACGAACCACCGGATGCACTCTTCTGTTTCACCGACACGATCGCCGTCGGCGCGCTGTCGGCGCTCTGGACGGCAGGAGTCGCCGTACCGGCGGACTGCGCGGTCGCCGGCTTCGACAACCTCCTCGAGAGCCGGTACGCCGTGCCGCCGCTCACCACGGTGGATTTCGACCGGCGGCTTTTCGTGGAGTCGGCGCTGGATCTGCTCGCCGAGCAACTGGCCGACCCGGGCGCGAAACCGCGCCGGGTGATGATCCCGCACCGCATCGTGTCCCGCGCCAGTACCGCTCGCTGA
- a CDS encoding SRPBCC family protein: MTEQLTSENGRTVLRMERALRHPAEKVWRALTEPSELAAWFPAAVELDLQLSGRITFAFEGEEDSDSGVIRAYDPPRLLEFTWGEEIQRWELIPTADGCLLTLTATYDDRPGSASFTAGWTLCLDALNEALGGSPVPRAHYALLHEYFVRTYGLDAGEVLTDGSLRFERQLTAPKEQVWPALHGLVAEGIEAGPARTAVEPTELSFEWQHGVVTWRLRDGNGGARLVLTQSGPAAQYLAPWREVIEELAAGLAAQTSAG; encoded by the coding sequence ATGACCGAGCAGCTGACCAGCGAGAACGGCCGGACCGTACTGCGGATGGAGCGAGCCCTGCGCCATCCGGCCGAGAAGGTCTGGCGCGCGCTCACCGAGCCGTCGGAGCTGGCCGCCTGGTTCCCGGCCGCGGTCGAGCTGGACTTGCAGCTGAGCGGCCGGATCACCTTCGCCTTCGAGGGGGAGGAGGACTCCGACAGCGGCGTGATCCGTGCCTACGACCCGCCCCGGTTGCTCGAGTTCACCTGGGGTGAGGAGATCCAGCGCTGGGAGCTGATCCCGACCGCGGACGGCTGCCTGCTCACGCTCACCGCGACGTACGACGACCGTCCCGGCTCGGCCAGCTTCACCGCCGGCTGGACCCTCTGCCTCGACGCCCTCAACGAAGCACTGGGCGGCTCGCCCGTCCCGCGTGCGCACTACGCGCTGCTCCACGAGTACTTCGTCCGCACGTACGGCCTGGACGCCGGCGAAGTGCTGACCGACGGCAGTCTGCGCTTCGAGCGACAGCTGACCGCTCCGAAGGAACAGGTCTGGCCCGCACTGCACGGCTTGGTTGCCGAAGGCATCGAAGCTGGACCGGCCAGGACTGCCGTCGAGCCGACCGAGCTGAGCTTCGAATGGCAGCACGGAGTGGTGACGTGGCGCCTGCGGGACGGCAACGGGGGAGCGCGGCTCGTGCTCACCCAGAGCGGGCCGGCCGCCCAGTACCTCGCCCCCTGGCGTGAGGTGATCGAGGAACTGGCGGCCGGACTGGCGGCTCAGACCAGCGCGGGCTGA
- the cbiQ gene encoding cobalt ECF transporter T component CbiQ encodes MSGPAGDGLLVLVDSRIHRLPAQVKIVALFVFVLAVVSTPAAVFWAFALYAALLAGAVVLAKLPVTTVVRRLAVETPFIVFALVLPFVATGPRVEVLGLSLSESGVLGAWNVLAKGTLGVIAAIVLSASTGPRDLLAGLERLRLPSTLVAILSFMVRYLSVVSDDLHRMRIARESRGYAGGRIGHLKAVAGGVGALFVRSFERGERVHLAMQSRGYTGRMPQLASSGAAGNQWVEGLTISLLAVLIAVAARLAGL; translated from the coding sequence GTGAGCGGTCCGGCCGGAGACGGTTTGCTGGTCCTGGTCGACAGCCGGATCCACCGGTTGCCGGCGCAGGTCAAGATCGTCGCCTTGTTCGTCTTCGTGCTGGCCGTCGTCTCCACTCCGGCCGCGGTGTTCTGGGCCTTCGCCCTGTACGCCGCGCTGCTGGCCGGCGCCGTCGTACTGGCGAAGTTGCCGGTGACAACAGTCGTCCGCCGTCTCGCGGTGGAGACGCCGTTCATCGTCTTCGCTCTGGTGCTGCCGTTCGTCGCGACGGGCCCGCGAGTCGAAGTACTCGGGCTGTCGCTCTCCGAGTCCGGCGTGCTCGGCGCGTGGAACGTGCTGGCGAAGGGCACCCTCGGCGTGATCGCGGCGATCGTGCTGTCGGCGTCGACCGGACCGCGTGACCTGCTCGCCGGCCTGGAGCGCTTGCGGTTGCCGTCGACGCTGGTCGCGATCCTCTCCTTCATGGTGCGCTACCTGAGCGTGGTTTCCGATGACCTGCACCGGATGCGGATCGCCCGGGAGTCCCGCGGGTACGCCGGTGGCAGGATCGGTCACCTGAAGGCCGTCGCCGGGGGAGTGGGCGCGTTGTTCGTGCGGAGTTTCGAGCGCGGCGAACGGGTCCACCTGGCGATGCAGTCACGTGGCTACACCGGCCGGATGCCGCAGCTCGCGAGCTCGGGCGCGGCCGGCAACCAGTGGGTCGAAGGACTGACGATCTCCCTGCTCGCGGTCCTGATCGCGGTCGCGGCTAGGCTTGCGGGTTTGTGA
- a CDS encoding energy-coupling factor ABC transporter permease gives MHVPDGFFDAPTSIATGLIAAGAVGFSLRRANREIRETGPALAGLTAAFVFAVQMVNFPVGAGTSGHLLGGALAAALVGPWTGVLVMSTVLLVQGLLFADGGLTALGTNITLMGVVTVIVGYFVTRALLQVMPKRVGSVVPATTVGALISVPVAALCFTGLYAVGGAVEIPIGKLATAMVGWHLLVGLGEAVITAAVLSAVVATRPDLVYVARHLQADLVLVDADGNSSTVSPDRPVAAKPAGRSYGVAVAATLLVAGVISLFASAHPDGLEFVGATLGFESAAKDSAVAGSPLADYGVSGIGNSQVSGALAGIIGVLVTIVVGLAVAKIASLRSQRS, from the coding sequence ATGCATGTACCTGACGGGTTCTTCGACGCGCCCACCTCGATCGCGACCGGCCTGATCGCCGCCGGCGCGGTCGGCTTCAGCCTGCGGCGCGCGAACCGGGAGATCCGTGAGACCGGCCCCGCGCTGGCCGGGCTGACCGCCGCCTTCGTCTTCGCCGTCCAGATGGTCAACTTCCCGGTCGGCGCCGGCACCAGCGGTCATCTGCTGGGCGGCGCGCTCGCCGCGGCGCTGGTCGGCCCGTGGACAGGCGTGCTGGTGATGTCGACGGTGCTGCTCGTGCAGGGTCTGCTGTTCGCCGACGGCGGGCTGACGGCCCTCGGGACGAACATCACCCTGATGGGAGTTGTCACCGTCATCGTCGGGTACTTCGTCACCCGCGCGCTGCTGCAGGTCATGCCCAAGCGGGTCGGCAGCGTGGTGCCCGCGACCACCGTCGGCGCACTGATCTCGGTGCCGGTCGCGGCACTGTGCTTCACCGGCCTCTACGCGGTCGGGGGAGCGGTCGAGATCCCGATCGGCAAGCTGGCGACGGCAATGGTCGGCTGGCATCTCCTGGTCGGTCTCGGCGAGGCCGTGATCACCGCCGCCGTGCTGAGCGCGGTGGTCGCGACCCGGCCCGACCTGGTCTACGTGGCCCGGCACCTGCAGGCCGATCTCGTCCTGGTCGATGCCGATGGCAACAGTTCGACCGTCTCACCCGACCGTCCGGTCGCGGCCAAGCCGGCCGGCCGGTCCTACGGGGTCGCCGTCGCGGCCACGCTGCTGGTCGCCGGGGTGATCAGCCTGTTCGCCAGCGCGCATCCCGACGGCCTCGAGTTCGTCGGAGCGACCCTGGGCTTCGAGAGCGCCGCCAAGGATTCGGCCGTGGCCGGCAGCCCGCTGGCCGACTACGGGGTGAGCGGCATCGGCAACAGCCAGGTCTCCGGCGCGCTGGCGGGCATCATCGGCGTACTGGTGACGATCGTGGTCGGCCTGGCGGTCGCGAAGATCGCCTCGCTCCGCTCGCAACGGTCGTGA
- a CDS encoding energy-coupling factor ABC transporter ATP-binding protein, whose protein sequence is MSGPSIHVERLVFAYPDGRQALYGVDFTIQPGERVALLGPNGAGKTTLVLHLNGILGSVAGGSGSGRIQIGGSDLHREHLPEVRRKVGLVFQDPDDQLFMPTVRDDVAFGPANLGLRGPELDDRVHEALLQVGMQDHADHAPHHLSYGQRRRVAVATVLAMRPEVLVLDEPSSNLDPASRRELADILSSLDVTLLMITHDLPYALQLCERSLLMDAGRIVADGKTRDLLGNADLMTAHRLELPYGFNPLSVPGPEH, encoded by the coding sequence GTGAGCGGTCCATCGATCCATGTCGAGCGTCTCGTCTTCGCCTACCCCGATGGCCGCCAGGCCCTGTACGGCGTCGACTTCACCATCCAGCCCGGTGAACGCGTCGCCCTGCTCGGCCCGAACGGCGCCGGCAAGACCACGCTCGTCCTGCACCTGAACGGCATCCTCGGCTCGGTCGCCGGTGGCAGTGGCAGCGGCCGGATCCAGATCGGCGGCTCGGACCTGCACCGCGAGCACCTCCCCGAAGTACGCCGCAAGGTCGGGCTGGTGTTCCAGGACCCCGACGACCAGCTCTTCATGCCGACGGTCCGCGACGACGTCGCCTTCGGCCCCGCGAACCTGGGCCTGCGCGGCCCGGAACTCGACGACCGCGTGCACGAGGCGCTGCTGCAGGTCGGCATGCAGGACCACGCCGACCACGCCCCGCACCACCTCTCCTACGGCCAGCGCCGCCGGGTCGCCGTCGCCACGGTGCTCGCGATGCGCCCCGAAGTACTGGTCCTCGACGAGCCCTCCAGCAACCTCGACCCCGCCAGCCGCCGCGAACTGGCCGACATCCTCTCGTCCCTCGACGTCACCTTGCTGATGATCACCCACGACCTCCCCTACGCCCTCCAGCTCTGCGAACGCAGCCTCCTGATGGACGCCGGCCGCATCGTCGCCGACGGCAAGACCCGGGACCTCCTCGGCAACGCCGACCTGATGACAGCCCACCGCCTCGAACTCCCCTACGGCTTCAACCCCCTCTCCGTCCCAGGCCCCGAGCACTGA
- a CDS encoding SGNH/GDSL hydrolase family protein produces MQKKFAGLVGATVLGTALLTSVPAHAAAPVYVALGDSYASGVGTRTYLADSGACQRSAKSYPYVDAARVGAALTSVACSGARVADVTAKQLGPLNSSVKWVTLQVGGNDAGFSSVITECAKPSWLGNCTGAVTTAQATINNTIPGRLNTLYATVRSRATTAKVIIVGYPRLFNGTDCNAATFFSPDEMTRLNATADLLNSKIAAAASAAGYTFVNPTAAFVGHAVCGSPEWINGLSNPVSESYHPNTTGQAGFANLVDDHLT; encoded by the coding sequence ATGCAGAAGAAGTTCGCCGGTCTTGTCGGCGCCACAGTTCTCGGTACTGCGTTGCTCACCTCCGTTCCCGCCCACGCGGCGGCGCCGGTCTACGTTGCCCTCGGCGACTCGTACGCCTCCGGTGTCGGCACCCGCACCTACCTTGCCGACAGCGGCGCCTGCCAGCGCTCGGCCAAGTCCTACCCGTACGTCGACGCGGCTCGCGTCGGTGCTGCGCTCACCTCGGTCGCCTGTTCCGGCGCCCGGGTCGCCGACGTCACGGCCAAGCAGCTCGGCCCGCTGAACAGCAGCGTCAAGTGGGTCACGCTCCAGGTCGGCGGCAACGACGCCGGCTTCTCGTCGGTGATCACCGAGTGCGCCAAACCGTCCTGGCTCGGCAACTGCACCGGTGCCGTCACCACCGCGCAGGCAACGATCAACAACACGATCCCCGGCCGCCTCAACACCCTCTACGCCACCGTGCGCTCGCGGGCGACCACGGCGAAGGTGATCATCGTCGGCTACCCGCGGCTGTTCAACGGCACCGACTGCAACGCGGCCACCTTCTTCAGTCCCGACGAGATGACCAGGCTGAACGCGACCGCCGATCTGCTGAACTCCAAGATCGCGGCCGCCGCCAGTGCGGCCGGCTACACCTTCGTGAACCCGACCGCCGCCTTCGTCGGGCACGCGGTCTGCGGCAGCCCCGAATGGATCAACGGACTGTCGAACCCGGTCAGCGAGTCCTACCACCCCAACACCACCGGCCAGGCGGGCTTCGCCAACCTCGTCGACGACCACCTGACCTAG
- a CDS encoding TetR/AcrR family transcriptional regulator, which produces MRADMVRNRGLLIEAARTAFADGGVDVSIGEIAQRAGVAKGTVFRHFATKEELLAAIMLELLARLIETADRLQEATDAGEALHELMTDGVEALAADRAFCEVVGRPSLQNVEVRAGIERFAGAVEVLTARAREQGAIRNDVTGTDIVLLLGGIHQTAAPILDTHPEAWRRYLALAFDSLAPVNARTLPNPLIGGFQEL; this is translated from the coding sequence ATGAGGGCGGACATGGTGCGCAACCGGGGCCTGCTGATCGAGGCGGCCCGGACGGCCTTCGCCGATGGCGGAGTCGACGTGTCGATCGGCGAGATCGCCCAGCGGGCCGGGGTCGCCAAGGGCACGGTGTTCCGGCACTTCGCGACCAAGGAGGAGCTGCTGGCCGCGATCATGCTGGAGCTGCTCGCCCGGCTGATCGAGACGGCGGACAGGCTTCAGGAGGCGACCGACGCGGGGGAGGCCCTGCACGAGCTGATGACCGACGGCGTCGAAGCGCTCGCCGCCGACCGCGCGTTCTGCGAGGTGGTCGGCAGGCCGTCGCTACAGAACGTCGAGGTCCGGGCGGGCATCGAGCGGTTCGCCGGCGCCGTCGAGGTCCTGACGGCCCGCGCCCGCGAGCAGGGCGCCATCCGGAACGACGTCACCGGCACCGACATCGTCCTGCTGCTCGGTGGCATCCACCAGACCGCGGCCCCGATCCTCGACACCCACCCCGAAGCCTGGCGCCGCTACCTCGCTCTGGCCTTCGACAGTCTCGCGCCGGTCAACGCCCGGACCCTCCCGAATCCTCTGATCGGCGGCTTCCAGGAGCTGTAA
- a CDS encoding M4 family metallopeptidase → MKARTWLAGLAVGAVSLSLTAPGLANSAPVPSADSSTAAKSPEIRTVGTPKAGGKGLVTKRDATGRAHSIRPAAPLKAPASVGAKAGRSATSKTDAVAVAKAQVTAIAPYFGARPADLVAKSSSLGKLGSQVRFQQTIDGVQVYGGEIVTNLDKTGALSSANGEVALATYGAFPKAGAVEAAKATAQDAAVKSVADRGKLDASKLTAKLDGPRWFDLSIVTRQPGSVAIPVYLYDVTGPNDTRWQAMVHASAGKTLLAWDMTEHIKRVVCDANRTIIQTGAEDVRCGGGVFAASRVEGGPVSSVPDVNQVFEFFGDTSDTFTGIGTDLTDLIGVDYGDGLGKALRGTVRICVDGGCPFANAFWNGEQMAFGEGVSTDDITGHELTHGVTQNTSALAYLWESGAINESLSDIMGEFVDLTNGSADDTQANRWLMGEGSSLGAIRSMKDPTAFGDPDKMTSANWFDDQFFQDNGGVHFNSGVGNKAAFLIADGGTFNGQTMAGIGVAKSEALWHETQKMLTSGADYGDLAEGLRSVCNVLQKHDVRGMTKADCAEVEKGIKATELDLEPTVGKPAQAPVCDTTGARVKNLITTSFKQYPDGVVERSAGWVLGKAEGNPNAGVDTAYTSDGNDSMYGQITDPASSITVKTKNAMKIKNEKTYLRFTHAYNFYNVFIIFGVRTGTATLDYSIDNGTTWQDSSALPWKNGPTVDPNFDDEPAAWHGSSGGWETSRLDVSQLSGELVKFRWNGNGADFADLIPGNWWLDNATIYTCSE, encoded by the coding sequence GTGAAAGCTCGCACCTGGCTCGCCGGCCTCGCGGTCGGCGCAGTCTCACTCAGCCTGACGGCTCCGGGGCTCGCGAACAGCGCGCCGGTCCCGTCCGCTGACAGCAGCACGGCCGCCAAGAGCCCGGAGATCCGCACTGTCGGAACTCCGAAGGCCGGCGGCAAAGGCCTGGTCACCAAGCGCGACGCGACCGGCCGGGCCCACTCGATCCGGCCCGCGGCCCCGCTGAAGGCACCGGCCTCGGTCGGCGCCAAGGCCGGCCGCTCCGCCACCAGCAAGACCGACGCCGTGGCCGTCGCCAAGGCGCAGGTCACCGCGATCGCCCCGTACTTCGGGGCCCGCCCGGCCGACCTGGTCGCGAAGTCGAGCTCGCTCGGCAAGCTCGGTTCGCAGGTCCGGTTCCAGCAGACCATCGACGGCGTCCAGGTCTACGGCGGCGAGATCGTCACCAACCTGGACAAGACCGGCGCCCTGTCCTCGGCCAACGGCGAGGTCGCGCTCGCGACGTACGGCGCGTTCCCGAAGGCCGGCGCGGTCGAGGCCGCCAAGGCCACCGCGCAGGACGCCGCCGTCAAGTCGGTCGCCGACCGCGGCAAGCTGGACGCGTCGAAGCTCACCGCGAAGCTGGACGGACCGCGCTGGTTCGACCTCAGCATCGTCACCCGGCAGCCGGGTTCGGTCGCGATCCCGGTCTACCTGTACGACGTGACCGGCCCCAACGACACCCGCTGGCAGGCGATGGTGCACGCGTCGGCCGGCAAGACCCTGCTCGCCTGGGACATGACCGAGCACATCAAGCGCGTGGTCTGCGACGCGAACCGCACCATCATCCAGACCGGCGCCGAGGACGTCCGCTGTGGTGGCGGCGTCTTCGCGGCCTCCCGGGTGGAGGGCGGCCCGGTCTCCTCGGTCCCGGACGTCAACCAGGTCTTCGAGTTCTTCGGTGACACCTCCGACACCTTCACCGGTATCGGCACCGACCTGACCGACCTGATCGGCGTCGACTACGGCGACGGTCTGGGCAAGGCGCTGCGCGGTACCGTCCGGATCTGCGTCGACGGCGGCTGCCCGTTCGCCAACGCGTTCTGGAACGGTGAGCAGATGGCCTTCGGTGAAGGCGTCAGCACCGACGACATCACCGGTCACGAGCTGACCCACGGCGTCACCCAGAACACCTCCGCCCTGGCCTACCTGTGGGAGTCCGGCGCGATCAACGAGTCGCTGTCCGACATCATGGGCGAGTTCGTCGACCTGACCAACGGGTCCGCGGACGACACCCAGGCCAACCGCTGGCTGATGGGTGAGGGCTCCAGCCTCGGCGCGATCCGGTCGATGAAGGACCCGACCGCGTTCGGCGACCCGGACAAGATGACCAGTGCCAACTGGTTCGACGACCAGTTCTTCCAGGACAACGGCGGCGTGCACTTCAACTCCGGCGTCGGCAACAAGGCGGCGTTCCTGATCGCCGACGGCGGCACCTTCAACGGCCAGACCATGGCCGGGATCGGTGTCGCGAAGTCCGAGGCGCTGTGGCACGAGACCCAGAAGATGCTGACCAGCGGCGCCGACTACGGTGACCTCGCCGAGGGCCTGCGCTCGGTCTGCAACGTGCTCCAGAAGCACGACGTCCGCGGGATGACCAAGGCCGACTGCGCCGAGGTCGAGAAGGGCATCAAGGCCACCGAGCTGGACCTCGAGCCCACGGTCGGCAAGCCGGCCCAGGCCCCGGTCTGCGACACCACCGGCGCCAGGGTCAAGAACCTGATCACGACCAGCTTCAAGCAGTACCCGGACGGCGTCGTCGAGCGGAGCGCGGGCTGGGTGCTCGGCAAGGCCGAGGGCAACCCGAACGCCGGTGTCGACACGGCGTACACCTCGGACGGCAACGACTCGATGTACGGCCAGATCACCGACCCGGCCTCGTCGATCACGGTGAAGACCAAGAACGCGATGAAGATCAAGAACGAGAAGACGTACCTGCGCTTCACGCACGCGTACAACTTCTACAACGTCTTCATCATCTTCGGTGTCCGCACCGGTACCGCGACGCTGGACTACTCGATCGACAACGGGACGACCTGGCAGGACAGCTCGGCGCTGCCGTGGAAGAACGGGCCGACCGTCGACCCGAACTTCGACGACGAGCCGGCCGCCTGGCACGGCAGCTCGGGCGGCTGGGAGACCAGCCGGCTGGACGTCTCGCAGCTGAGCGGCGAACTGGTGAAGTTCCGCTGGAACGGGAACGGCGCCGACTTCGCCGACCTGATCCCCGGTAACTGGTGGCTCGACAACGCCACCATCTACACCTGCTCGGAGTAG